The Pochonia chlamydosporia 170 chromosome 1, whole genome shotgun sequence genome window below encodes:
- a CDS encoding MFS alpha-glucoside transporter (similar to Neosartorya fischeri NRRL 181 XP_001261590.1): MANHQETQAASTPRQQDVIETSHLATRPVQLDDTVLVKMANTVSNLGDLTQDAAAATAFEKKLTFFQAIRMYPKPAFFSMVMSLSLIMEGYDTSLLGGFFGYPQFQRKFGEPVGDGTYQLTATWQSGLQAAVQVGEIFGLWIAGVIADRYGYKKTFFGAQVMMIGVIFIMFFAQNLTMLLIGEILCGMPWGAFQTLTATYAAEISPMPLRPYLTTYCNMCWVIGQMISAGLLTGLLERTDEWGWRIPYATQWFWPIPIIVGIFFAPESPWWLVRQDRIEDAKKTLRKMVSAKDSDYDVDQNVAMMIHTNAHEKAVSAGTSYKDLFTGVDLRRTEITCCVWIVQVTCGIWFGGNVLYFLEQAGFSTRQAFNFNLGHNAVALFGTLCSWWAMEYVGRRRLYLWGLGIMFAILMLVGFLGIPAPGEGIAYGTGTLLMIFTFVYDVTVGPVCYCMVTEIPSTRLRIKTVAMARNAYNIISIGANFLNNPILNPTAWNLRGKGGFVWAPLALVSFVWAYFRLPEPKGRSAGEMDVLFEQGVSARKWRKTEVDEFRSENMKASSEELDEKAVAG; the protein is encoded by the exons atggccaaccACCAAGAAACACAGGCAGCAAGCACTCCTCGCCAACAAGATGTCATTGAAACAAGTCATCTTGCCACCCGGCCAGTTCAGCTCGATGACACCGTCCTCGTGAAAATGGCCAACACGGTCTCCAACCTAGGCGACCTTACTCAAGACGCCGCAGCGGCCACGGCATTCGAGAAGAAACTCACCTTCTTCCAAGCCATCCGCATGTACCCCAAAccggccttcttctccatggTCATGTCACTCTCGCTCATCATGGAAGGGTACGATACTTCCCTCCTAGGCGGTTTCTTCGGCTATCCCCAGTTTCAGCGTAAATTCGGCGAGCCAGTTGGTGACGGAACGtaccaacttacggccacTTGGCAATCTGGGCTACAGGCCGCGGTCCAAGTAGGTGAGATTTTTGGCCTCTGGATAGCTGGTGTTATTGCCGACCGGTACGGCTATAAGAAGACCTTTTTTGGAGCGCAGGTCATGATGATTGGCGTGATATTCATCATGTTCTTTGCACAAAACTTGACGATGCTGCTCATTGGGGAAATATTGTGTGGTATGCCTTGGGGTGCATTTcagacattgacggcaaCGTATGCTGCTGAGATTAGTCCGATGCCTTTGCGGCCTTACCTGACTACATATTGCAACATGTGT TGGGTTATTGGGCAAATGATTTCTGCAGGTCTCTTGACTGGCCTTCTTGAACGAACAGATGAATGGGGATGGAGAATTCCGTACGCAACCCAGTGGTTTTGGCCCATTCCCATCATCGTTGGCATTTTTTTCGCGCCAGAG TCCCCATGGTGGCTTGTCCGCCAAGACCGCATCGAAGATGCTAAGAAGACGCTTCGGAAAATGGTCTCAGCCAAGGACTCAGACTATGACGTTGATCAAAACgtcgccatgatgattcACACAAATGCCCATGAAAAGGCTGTCAGCGCAGGAACCTCATACAAGGACCTCTTCACGGGGGTTGATCTTCGCCGAACAGAAATCACCTGCTGCGTCTGGATTGTCCAAGTCACATGCGGCATATGGTTTGGCGGCAACGTCTTGTATTTCCTGGAGCAAGCTGGTTTTAGCACACGGCAAGcattcaacttcaacctcggCCATAATGCCGTCGCTCTCTTTGGGACTCTCTGCTCGTGGTGGGCAATGGAGTACGTCGGCCGGAGAAGATTGTATCTCTGGGGGTTGGGCATCATGTTTGCCATTCTGATGCTTGTCGGGTTTCTCGGCATCCCTGCTCCTGGAGAGGGCATTGCGTACGGCACAGGTACTCTCTTGATGATATTTACGTTTGTGTATGACGTGACGGTTGGGCCGGTATGTTACTGCATGGTGACGGAAATACCGTCTACTCGTCTGCGTATCAAGacggtggccatggcgagaaaTGCGTACAACATCATTTCCATTGGCGCCAATTTTCTCAATAATCCGATTTTAAACCCCACGGCTTGGAATTTACGCGGAAAGGGAGGCTTTGTATGGGCACCCTTGGCGTTAGTGAGCTTTGTATGGGCGTATTTTCGTCTGCCGGAGCCGAAGGGTAGGAGTGCGGGAGAAATGGACGTTTTGTTTGAGCAGGGGGTATCGGCGAGGAAGTGGAGGAAGACGGAGGTGGATGAGTTTAGGTCGGAAAATATGAAGGCTTCGTCTGAGGAATTGGACGAGAAGGCTGTTGCGGGTTGA